The Deinococcus hopiensis KR-140 sequence GTGCAGAAGGAAGTGGGTCAGCGCCTCGCCTCGCGCCCTGGCGAGGACAACTACGGTTTCCTCAGCGCCCTGGCCGCCCTGCACGGAACGGTCCGGCACATCCGCGACGTGCCCAAGGGGGCTTTCCTCCCCGCGCCCGACGTCACGAGCAGCGTGGTGCGGCTGGACTTCGACCGCACCCGCCCGCTGCCGGACCCGGCCTTCCTGAAATTCGTGGAGACCGCGCTGCACCACCGCCGCAAGACCCTGCGCAACAACCTGCGCCTGAGTGGCCTGGACGGCGAGGCCGTCGGTGAGGCCCTGCAGGAAGCAGGACTGCGCTCCGATGTGCGCGCCGAGGACGTGCCCCTGGCGGACCTGCAGCGGGTCGCCGCTGTGCTCGGCGTGATACGTTAGCGGCACGTCTCCCGCAGACCCCGCGAGCGCCCTGCCCCGACGGGGAGCGGACGCCTCGCATTCAGGGCCTGTCCGTCCAGACGCCATTTGACTTCTTCCCGCCCCCACGGCGTATTCGAGGGCCGTTCTGCTTTCTCCGGCCCGGAGGTTTCCCCACGTGAAGTTCTACGTCATCGGTGACGTCACCGTCGATCATCTGTACCACCTCTCCCGCCTCCCCGAACCCGGTGAGGAGGTGGCCCCCACGCGCGCCACCATGCAGCCCGGCGGTGCGGGCGGCACCATCAGCGTGACCCTGGCCCGGCTCGGGCACACGGTCACGCTCGCCGCGCGGGTGGGGGACGACCCCTTCGCAGAGTACGCCCTCGCCAGCGTGCGCGAGAGCGGCGTGTCGCAGGCCGCGATTCAACAGGACCCCGAACTGCTCACCAGCACCATCACCGTCATGCAGACGCCCGACGGCCAGCGCGCCATGATCAGTCACGGAGCTGCCAACCGCCAGCTTGACCCCGCCAAGCTCAAGAAAAAGGACATTGAGGGCGCTGACGCCCTGATCGTCAGCGCCTACAGCCTCACCGAGGGGCCTCAGCGCGAGTACGCCCTCAAGGCGATCGAGATGGCGCAGAAGGCCAAGAAACCGGTGCCGGTCTTTATCGACCTCGGCACGGGGGCCGTGAACAAGGTGGGGGGCGAACTCATCGCCAACGTGACGGGGGCGGACTACCTCACCCTTAACCAGCAGGAACTCCTCGCCCTGACCGGCACGAACAGCATCTCCACCGCACTCGCCAAGCTCGGGG is a genomic window containing:
- a CDS encoding carbohydrate kinase family protein encodes the protein MKFYVIGDVTVDHLYHLSRLPEPGEEVAPTRATMQPGGAGGTISVTLARLGHTVTLAARVGDDPFAEYALASVRESGVSQAAIQQDPELLTSTITVMQTPDGQRAMISHGAANRQLDPAKLKKKDIEGADALIVSAYSLTEGPQREYALKAIEMAQKAKKPVPVFIDLGTGAVNKVGGELIANVTGADYLTLNQQELLALTGTNSISTALAKLGAAGARRVVVKVGRMGSIVWTPTETELVDAIKPEGQVVDSTGAGDTFTAAFAHAVLTGQPLPQAARIANAAGGLAATRVGAQARSITPADLEAALAR